The DNA window ACATTCCTCAAGCAGTACATGACCGAAGAGCGATTCCAACTCTTCGAGGCGGTGGTGAAACAACGTACACGCTATATCACTGTGGTGCTGGAAGATATCTACCAGCCCCATAATGCGAGTGCTGTGCTCCGATCCTGTGATTGTTTCGGTGTGCAGGATGTGCACATCATTGAAGAACGCAACACCTACAGTGTCAATCCAGAGGTGAGCCTAGGTTCTTCCAAATGGTTGCATCTCCATCGGTATAACCAGCCAGAGGCTGACAATACGGCCCAATGTCTGGAACACTTGAAGGCCAAAGGCTATGACTTGGTAGCCACTTCACCGCACGTTTCGGGTCATACCCCAGAAGACCTACCTATCGACAGACCGCTCGCTATCCTACTCGGCACTGAAGGACGAGGCCTGACAGAACGCACCATGCAAGCAGCCGATCATCACTTGCGCATACCCAT is part of the Flavobacteriales bacterium genome and encodes:
- a CDS encoding RNA methyltransferase; its protein translation is MAHTEELITFLKQYMTEERFQLFEAVVKQRTRYITVVLEDIYQPHNASAVLRSCDCFGVQDVHIIEERNTYSVNPEVSLGSSKWLHLHRYNQPEADNTAQCLEHLKAKGYDLVATSPHVSGHTPEDLPIDRPLAILLGTEGRGLTERTMQAADHHLRIPMYGFTESFNISVSAALILHRLTERLRVSDLDWRLDQEMQGPILLDWMRKSIRNSASLEEEFTTRQG